AGGCCCGTCTCCACACCTTCATCTGGGGCATCTTCTGTATAGCCGTGAGTATGCTTGCTACGCGGATGGGGTCGCTCATTGAAGCCGTGAACATCTTAGGGAGTCTGTTCTACGGTCCCATCCTCGGCATCTTCCTCGTGGCCTTCTACATCAGGCGCGCACGGGGGACGATCGTCTTCATCGCCGCGATACTGGCTGAGGTTGTTGTGATCACGTGTTATGCCGTGGATGTTGTGAGTTTCTTGTGGTTGAATGTGATCGGTGCGGGCGTGGTGGTGCTTGTGTGTCTTCCGGCGTCCCTCCGGGCGCCACGCCTCCGGGAACCGCTCCCTCCGGGAACCACTCCGGGAGAGTAAGACTCCGGGAGTGACTCCGGGAGAGTAACACTCCGGGAGTGATGCCGGGAGAGTAAGACGCCGGGAGATCGTTGTACGCGTACTTTTGTTCAATGGATATCAAACCAGGCAGCCCCATAGAGATCGCAGAGTCTCTGCAAGAGTATTGGTCCCCGCGGATCATCGCAGAAGTCGATGACGTCTATATCAAGGTCGCCAAAGTCAAGGGCGACTTCGTATGGCATCAACACGATGACGAAGACGAGTACTTCTATGTCCTCAGGGGAACATTCGTGATACAACTCGAGGGAGATGTATTCACGCTTAGTGCCGGCGAGTCGGTGGTTATACCCAAGGGGACACGACACTGTCCGCGAGCGGATGAAGAGTGTCTGCTCATGGTTATTGAACGCAAGACAACTCTACACACCGGGAATGTGAAGAGCGATCTAACCAAGAGCATCGACCAGCAATGGTCTCCCTCACGACTCCGGGAGAGTAGGACTCCGGGAGTGACTCCGGGAGAGTAAGACTCCGGGAGTGACTCCGGGAGAGTAAGACTCCGGGAGTGACACCGGGAGAGTAAGACTCCCGGCATGACTCCGGGAGTCAGTGCTTCACGAAGACCTTCGTGATCTCCGTACCGGCCACATTCACTCTTGCATAATACGTCCCATCGGGGAGCGACGCAGTATCGATTCCGGCAGCAGAATTCTTCTGTGCGATCATCTCCCTGCCTTCTGCATTAAAGATGCGAATAGCGGTCACATGGTGTTCGATGTCGGAGGAGAGGAATCTGAGGGTCAAGACTGAGCGAACCGGGTTCGGTGCGATCTCTATCTGTTCCATTATTGCGATCGGATCGCCCTCAATACCCGAGACAGTGCAGATCTGTGATGCGCTCGAGGTTGCGCACCCCATTTGAGGCGGACCAATCGTGAAGGCTTTATCAGGATAGCCGGAGAGACAGCGCGGTATAACGGGGTATGTTTCCGTCATCACATAATAATAAGTGCCGCTCGGATAATCTGGAGTGACACCGAATCTTCCGTTACATTCATCGAGCAGGCAATCGCCTTTCGTCAGGTATTCGTAGTCCTGTGTGTACGTGCCATCATACGCCCCGTTCGGTGCGGAGACTCCATCTCCCGGGCGCATTCCGTCCTTGAGTCTGTGGCA
This region of Ignavibacteria bacterium genomic DNA includes:
- a CDS encoding cupin domain-containing protein, with product MDIKPGSPIEIAESLQEYWSPRIIAEVDDVYIKVAKVKGDFVWHQHDDEDEYFYVLRGTFVIQLEGDVFTLSAGESVVIPKGTRHCPRADEECLLMVIERKTTLHTGNVKSDLTKSIDQQWSPSRLRESRTPGVTPGE